In a genomic window of Zingiber officinale cultivar Zhangliang chromosome 9B, Zo_v1.1, whole genome shotgun sequence:
- the LOC122023735 gene encoding ankyrin-3-like isoform X1, with the protein MTALAPRSLAGCGSRSLASAMRLAAARQQGIPEADYGAAVSQRLVEAVRRGDSRAAEECLADSAVDVNHAGAVCLRTRRVAVALREEAAHEVRVEYEELRTDASALFVAAHAGDLPLVRRLLEKGADVNQKLFGGHAITAATREGRAEVVEVLLKAGASQPACEEAVVEASLHGRARLVELLMRSDLVRPQVAVHALVSAASRGYADVVDSLLKCGVDVNATSRVLLRSLKPSLHTNVDCSALFAAVVSRQVAVVRRLLQAGVRKEAKVRLGAWSWDAATGEEVRVGAGLSEPYDAAWCAVEYFEVTGSILRMLLQHHFPVNGAHHGRTLLHHAILCANPGAVDALLTLGADRELPVKAGRDVEFQPIHLAARFGVAAVLRVLVDKAGCDLNSRTGTGETALMLCARHQRDDCLRILLSAGADLGLRSFSDDSATSAAASSNWSIGFRDVILGVIRTGAVLWSSNPAVFSSITFAAHHGDVASLEVLLRRPEINIDEQDGIADSPVMITVKEGHVEAFRRLVFAGADMNLRNKDGETAIDLLRSKENRELFEQALLEFTLERGETGHFHALHFVARRGDMAAVRLLTKRRGCDVNALDGEGYTPLMLAAREGHGGTCEALILAGAECRLATRRGETALSLARLNAKLGKDAEVVILDELARATVTGGGRVKKHTKGGKGAPHGKELRMVAAAGVLRWGSGRRRNIMCGEAAVGGSAVFRRNRKAKGVAVDEPGLFRVVTAATGKKKREVHFVCEEGGEEEAELWVRGIRLMTTAALGKLPSSAVK; encoded by the exons ATGACAGCTCTCGCCCCCCGCTCACTTGCCGGCTGCGGATCGCGATCGCTGGCGTCGGCGATGAGACTCGCGGCCGCGCGGCAGCAGGGAATCCCGGAGGCGGACTACGGCGCGGCGGTGTCGCAGAGGCTGGTGGAGGCGGTACGTCGCGGCGACTCGCGGGCCGCCGAGGAGTGCCTGGCCGACTCCGCGGTCGACGTGAACCACGCCGGCGCGGTGTGCCTGCGGACGCGCCGCGTCGCCGTGGCGCTCCGGGAGGAGGCCGCCCACGAGGTCCGGGTGGAGTACGAGGAACTCCGCACCGACGCCtccgccctcttcgtcgccgcGCACGCCGGCGATCTACCCCTCGTCCGCCGTCTCCTG GAGAAAGGCGCGGACGTGAACCAGAAATTGTTCGGCGGGCACGCAATTACGGCGGCGACGAGGGAGGGGCGAGCGGAAGTGGTGGAGGTGCTGCTCAAAGCAGGGGCGTCGCAGCCAGCCTGCGAGGAGGCGGTGGTGGAGGCGAGTCTCCATGGGAGGGCGCGGTTGGTTGAGCTTCTTATGCGCTCCGATCTCGTGCGTCCGCAGGTTGCCGTCCACGCGCTCGTCTCCGCAGCTTCCCGGGGATACGCCGACGTCGTCGACAGCCTCCTCAAG TGCGGAGTAGACGTCAACGCAACCTCCCGTGTGCTCCTCCGTTCGCTGAAGCCATCTTTGCACACCAATGTCGACTGCTCCGCGCTCTTCGCCGCCGTCGTCAGCCGTCAGGTAGCTGTTGTCCGGCGTCTGCTTCAGGCCGGAGTACGCAAGGAGGCGAAGGTTAGGCTTGGCGCATGGTCCTGGGACGCTGCCACCGGCGAAGAGGTCCGCGTCGGCGCAGGGCTCTCGGAACCTTACGATGCCGCGTGGTGCGCCGTCGAGTATTTCGAGGTCACCGGCTCCATCCTTCGCATGCTCCTGCAGCACCACTTCCCCGTCAACGGTGCCCACCACGGCCGCACCCTCCTCCACCACGCCATCCTATGCGCCAATCCTGGGGCCGTCGACGCCCTGTTGACTCTCGGCGCCGACCGCGAGCTTCCAGTCAAGGCTGGCCGCGACGTCGAGTTCCAGCCGATCCACCTCGCTGCCCGGTTCGGCGTCGCTGCCGTTCTGCGTGTTCTGGTTGACAAGGCCGGATGCGATCTGAACTCGAGAACCGGAACGGGGGAGACGGCGCTGATGCTCTGCGCGCGCCACCAACGCGACGACTGCCTCCGGATCCTCCTATCGGCCGGCGCCGATCTTGGATTGCGGAGCTTCTCCGACGATTCTGCCACCTCCGCTGCTGCTTCGAGCAATTGGAGCATCGGTTTCCGAGACGTCATCCTCGGGGTGATCCGGACCGGCGCCGTTCTTTGGTCGAGTAATCCTGCGGTCTTCTCGTCGATCACGTTCGCCGCCCATCACGGGGACGTCGCATCCTTGGAGGTGCTATTGAGAAGGCCGGAGATCAACATTGACGAACAAGACGGCATCGCCGACTCCCCTGTTATGATAACGGTCAAAGAAGGACATGTCGAAGCTTTTCGCCGCTTGGTCTTCGCCGGCGCCGACATGAACCTCCGGAATAAAGACGGTGAGACCGCGATAGACCTCCTGCGGTCGAAGGAGAATCGCGAACTATTCGAGCAGGCGTTGCTCGAGTTCACACTGGAACGTGGCGAAACCGGACACTTCCACGCCCTGCACTTCGTCGCTCGTCGGGGCGACATGGCGGCAGTGCGGCTCCTGACCAAGCGGCGGGGGTGCGACGTGAACGCCCTCGACGGAGAGGGCTACACGCCGCTGATGCTGGCCGCGAGGGAAGGCCACGGAGGGACGTGTGAGGCGCTGATCCTCGCCGGCGCGGAGTGCCGCCTTGCTACGCGGCGGGGCGAGACGGCGCTGTCGCTGGCGAGGTTGAACGCAAAGCTGGGGAAGGATGCGGAGGTGGTGATATTGGACGAGTTGGCGCGGGCGACGGTGACGGGCGGCGGCCGCGTGAAGAAGCACACCAAGGGGGGGAAAGGGGCGCCGCATGGGAAGGAGCTGAGGATGGTGGCGGCGGCAGGGGTGCTCCGATGGGGCAGCGGGAGACGGAGAAATATCATGTGCGGGGAGGCGGCGGTGGGCGGAAGCGCAGTCTTCCGAAGAAACCGGAAGGCGAAGGGAGTCGCCGTCGACGAGCCAGGGCTATTCAGGGTGGTGACGGCGGCgacagggaagaagaaaagggaggTGCACTTCGTCTGCGAggaaggaggagaagaggaagccGAGCTGTGGGTGAGAGGGATAAGGCTTATGACGACGGCCGCCTTGGGGAAGCTTCCAAGCAGCGCGGTCAAGTGA
- the LOC122023735 gene encoding ankyrin repeat domain-containing protein 65-like isoform X2: MEKGADVNQKLFGGHAITAATREGRAEVVEVLLKAGASQPACEEAVVEASLHGRARLVELLMRSDLVRPQVAVHALVSAASRGYADVVDSLLKCGVDVNATSRVLLRSLKPSLHTNVDCSALFAAVVSRQVAVVRRLLQAGVRKEAKVRLGAWSWDAATGEEVRVGAGLSEPYDAAWCAVEYFEVTGSILRMLLQHHFPVNGAHHGRTLLHHAILCANPGAVDALLTLGADRELPVKAGRDVEFQPIHLAARFGVAAVLRVLVDKAGCDLNSRTGTGETALMLCARHQRDDCLRILLSAGADLGLRSFSDDSATSAAASSNWSIGFRDVILGVIRTGAVLWSSNPAVFSSITFAAHHGDVASLEVLLRRPEINIDEQDGIADSPVMITVKEGHVEAFRRLVFAGADMNLRNKDGETAIDLLRSKENRELFEQALLEFTLERGETGHFHALHFVARRGDMAAVRLLTKRRGCDVNALDGEGYTPLMLAAREGHGGTCEALILAGAECRLATRRGETALSLARLNAKLGKDAEVVILDELARATVTGGGRVKKHTKGGKGAPHGKELRMVAAAGVLRWGSGRRRNIMCGEAAVGGSAVFRRNRKAKGVAVDEPGLFRVVTAATGKKKREVHFVCEEGGEEEAELWVRGIRLMTTAALGKLPSSAVK, encoded by the exons ATG GAGAAAGGCGCGGACGTGAACCAGAAATTGTTCGGCGGGCACGCAATTACGGCGGCGACGAGGGAGGGGCGAGCGGAAGTGGTGGAGGTGCTGCTCAAAGCAGGGGCGTCGCAGCCAGCCTGCGAGGAGGCGGTGGTGGAGGCGAGTCTCCATGGGAGGGCGCGGTTGGTTGAGCTTCTTATGCGCTCCGATCTCGTGCGTCCGCAGGTTGCCGTCCACGCGCTCGTCTCCGCAGCTTCCCGGGGATACGCCGACGTCGTCGACAGCCTCCTCAAG TGCGGAGTAGACGTCAACGCAACCTCCCGTGTGCTCCTCCGTTCGCTGAAGCCATCTTTGCACACCAATGTCGACTGCTCCGCGCTCTTCGCCGCCGTCGTCAGCCGTCAGGTAGCTGTTGTCCGGCGTCTGCTTCAGGCCGGAGTACGCAAGGAGGCGAAGGTTAGGCTTGGCGCATGGTCCTGGGACGCTGCCACCGGCGAAGAGGTCCGCGTCGGCGCAGGGCTCTCGGAACCTTACGATGCCGCGTGGTGCGCCGTCGAGTATTTCGAGGTCACCGGCTCCATCCTTCGCATGCTCCTGCAGCACCACTTCCCCGTCAACGGTGCCCACCACGGCCGCACCCTCCTCCACCACGCCATCCTATGCGCCAATCCTGGGGCCGTCGACGCCCTGTTGACTCTCGGCGCCGACCGCGAGCTTCCAGTCAAGGCTGGCCGCGACGTCGAGTTCCAGCCGATCCACCTCGCTGCCCGGTTCGGCGTCGCTGCCGTTCTGCGTGTTCTGGTTGACAAGGCCGGATGCGATCTGAACTCGAGAACCGGAACGGGGGAGACGGCGCTGATGCTCTGCGCGCGCCACCAACGCGACGACTGCCTCCGGATCCTCCTATCGGCCGGCGCCGATCTTGGATTGCGGAGCTTCTCCGACGATTCTGCCACCTCCGCTGCTGCTTCGAGCAATTGGAGCATCGGTTTCCGAGACGTCATCCTCGGGGTGATCCGGACCGGCGCCGTTCTTTGGTCGAGTAATCCTGCGGTCTTCTCGTCGATCACGTTCGCCGCCCATCACGGGGACGTCGCATCCTTGGAGGTGCTATTGAGAAGGCCGGAGATCAACATTGACGAACAAGACGGCATCGCCGACTCCCCTGTTATGATAACGGTCAAAGAAGGACATGTCGAAGCTTTTCGCCGCTTGGTCTTCGCCGGCGCCGACATGAACCTCCGGAATAAAGACGGTGAGACCGCGATAGACCTCCTGCGGTCGAAGGAGAATCGCGAACTATTCGAGCAGGCGTTGCTCGAGTTCACACTGGAACGTGGCGAAACCGGACACTTCCACGCCCTGCACTTCGTCGCTCGTCGGGGCGACATGGCGGCAGTGCGGCTCCTGACCAAGCGGCGGGGGTGCGACGTGAACGCCCTCGACGGAGAGGGCTACACGCCGCTGATGCTGGCCGCGAGGGAAGGCCACGGAGGGACGTGTGAGGCGCTGATCCTCGCCGGCGCGGAGTGCCGCCTTGCTACGCGGCGGGGCGAGACGGCGCTGTCGCTGGCGAGGTTGAACGCAAAGCTGGGGAAGGATGCGGAGGTGGTGATATTGGACGAGTTGGCGCGGGCGACGGTGACGGGCGGCGGCCGCGTGAAGAAGCACACCAAGGGGGGGAAAGGGGCGCCGCATGGGAAGGAGCTGAGGATGGTGGCGGCGGCAGGGGTGCTCCGATGGGGCAGCGGGAGACGGAGAAATATCATGTGCGGGGAGGCGGCGGTGGGCGGAAGCGCAGTCTTCCGAAGAAACCGGAAGGCGAAGGGAGTCGCCGTCGACGAGCCAGGGCTATTCAGGGTGGTGACGGCGGCgacagggaagaagaaaagggaggTGCACTTCGTCTGCGAggaaggaggagaagaggaagccGAGCTGTGGGTGAGAGGGATAAGGCTTATGACGACGGCCGCCTTGGGGAAGCTTCCAAGCAGCGCGGTCAAGTGA